Proteins from a single region of Juglans microcarpa x Juglans regia isolate MS1-56 chromosome 5S, Jm3101_v1.0, whole genome shotgun sequence:
- the LOC121267274 gene encoding uncharacterized mitochondrial protein AtMg00310-like has protein sequence MSVFKLPHSLLKDINSLFHNFWWGQQDRENKIHWISWKWMEKSKLEGVMSFKDLEAFNKVMLAKQCWRLIQQLESLVAKVMKAKYYPRSIFQQAKLGTKPSFIWRCFLSARPLVEAGAYWKVENGSEMHIWKDKWIAHPTPSKSLSPVKVLDKIATVSSSNSSREVWNQLWQLQVSYGEKYGERV, from the coding sequence ATGAGTGTATTCAAGTTGCCTCACTCTCTTCTCAAAGATATTAACAGTTTATTCCATAACTTCTGGTGGGGGCAGCAAGACAGAGAGAACAAGATCCATTGGATTTCTTGGAAATGGATGGAGAAATCTAAACTAGAAGGGGTTATGAGCTTCAAGGACCTCGAGGCATTCAACAAAGTCATGCTTGCCAAACAATGTTGGAGACTGATCCAGCAACTCGAATCCCTTGTAGCCAAAGTGATGAAAGCCAAATACTATCCAAGATCCATCTTTCAGCAAGCAAAGTTAGGAACCAAGCCATCATTTATATGGAGGTGCTTCCTCTCAGCTAGACCTCTTGTTGAAGCAGGTGCTTACTGGAAGGTTGAGAATGGCAGTGAGATGCACATATGGAAGGACAAATGGATTGCACATCCTACTCCTAGCAAAAGCCTAAGCCCTGTCAAGGTACTGGACAAAATTGCCACTGTCTCGAGTAGTAACTCATCCAGAGAAGTATGGAATCAACTTTGGCAACTCCAAGTGTCATATGGAGAAAAGTATGGAGAGCGTGTCTAG